In Methanomicrobia archaeon, the genomic window CGGGCAAGTCGATGCTCGCGAGCAGCATGGCAGAGCTGCTGCCCAAGGAAGAGCTTCAGGATATCCTTACCTATCCTAATGCTGATGATAAGAACAATCCCAAGATCAGGGTCGTGCCTCGCGGTAAAGGGAAGGAGATCGTGGATGCGCAGCGACATGAAGTGCGGAAACGCATTCAGATACGCAATGCCTTCTTCATGTTCACCTTCTTCCTGATCATGGCGATGGGTTTGGTCTATTCGCTCCAGACGGGTAAATTCGAGTATATCTTCTGGTCGATCATCGCTGCCGCGGTCGTCATGCTGGTTTTCAGGTGGATGATGCCAAAGGAAGAGGCAATGATGCCCAAGTTGCTGGTCAGCAATGAGGGGCGGGAGAACGCGCCGTTTATCGATGCGACCGGCGCGCATTCGGGCGCACTGCTGGGCGATGTGCGGCATGACCCGTACCAGTCCGGCGGATTGGAGACGCCCGCGCACGATCGTGTCGAGGCTGGCTCGATCCACAAGGCGCATAAGGGCGTGCTCTTCATTGATGAGATCAACACGCTGCGAATCGAGGCGCAACAGAACCTGCTCACCGCGATGCAGGAGAAGGAATACCCGATTACCGGGCAATCAGAGCGGAGCGCTGGTGCGATGGTGAAGACCGATCCGGTGCCCTGTGACTTCGTGATGGTCGCTGCGGGCAATCTCGACGCCATGGCCGGCATGCACCCTGCGCTTCGGTCGCGAGTCAAAGGCTACGGCTATGAGATTTACATGAAGGATTCGATGGACGACACGCCGGCGAACCGGCATAAAATCATCAGGTTCGTAGCTCAGGAGGTGCGGAAGGATATGAAAATCCCGCACTTCGATCGGAGCGGTGTGGAGGAGATCGTGCACGAGGCGCGGCGACGCTCGGGCCGGAAAGGGCATCTCACCCTCATCTTACGCGACCTGGGCGGTTTAGTGCGCGTCGCCGGTGACATCGCGCGTGCTGAGGGTGCGACCTCCACAACCGGTGAGCACGTCATCCAGGCGAAGGCGATGGCGAGATCCGTGGAGCAGCAGGTGGCCGATGAGTACCTTGAGCACAAGAAGGACTACAAGCTGTTCAAAACCGAAGGGTTCGAGATCGGCCGGGTGAACGGGCTTGCGGTCGTCGGTGATTCCGGCGTGATGCTGCCGATAATCGCTGAAGTGACACATGCGCAATCGCGCGAGGAAGGCCGGGTGATCGCCACCGGGCGGCTGCAGGAGATCGCTCAGGAGGCCGTACAGAACGTTTCCGCCGTGATCAAGAAATTCACCGGGAAGGATATCTCCAGCAAGGATATCCATATCCAGTTCGTGGGCACGCACGAGGGTGTCGAGGGCGATTCCGCCAGTATATCCGTTGCTACTGCGGTTATCTCATCACTCGAGAATATTCCGGTGGATCAGAGCGTAGCGATGACCGGCTCGCTCTCGGTACGTGGCGATGTGCTGCCCGTAGGTGGGATCACGCCGAAGATCGAGGCAGCCGCGCAGGCCGGCGTGAAAGAGGTGCTCATCCCGCAGTCGAACCTCAATGACGTGCTCATCGAGGAGCGGTACAAGAATAAGATCAAGATCATCCCGGTGGTAACGATCGAGAACGTGCTCGAGCATGCGCTCGTGGGCAAGATGAAGAAGAAGTTCATCGAGAAGATCAAGAGCTTCAACGTGATAGAGAAGATCATTCCTGAGGGCGTAGTTGATAAGCAAATAGCCCAATAGTGCCAAGCCAAGGTTTATTTCCGGTGAAGTTCACGCTCACGTAATGGCAGTTAGTACGCAGCTGGTGTTATCATTGATCACGGTGTCCGTAGCGTTCCTGCTCGTCTTTTTCGTTTACCAGAAGCGAAAAATAAGCACCTCGGCTCTGGTTGGCACGCTGGGCATGGGCGTGCTCATTTTGCTGCTGCTCGGGCTTGATTACGGCTATATCGGTCTGCTCACGCTGCTCGCGTTCTTCATCCTCGGGAACCTCGTGACGTGCTACAAATACGATAAGAAATTCGCGCTCGGCATCGCCGAAGCACACCAGGGCATGCGGGACATTCATAACGTGGTGGGTAACGGTTTATCGCCACTGATCTTTGCGGTGCTCTTCGCGATCTCCAGCGCGCATCTGGAGATGCTCTTTCTGCTCGGCTTCTCGGGCGCCGTAGCGACCGCAACAGCAGACACCTTCTCCACCGAGGTCGGGCAAGGACACGGAACACCGAGATTGATAACGACTCTGAAGCACGTGCCCGCGGGCACGAATGGCGGCGTGAGTCTCACGGGCTTTGGGGCTGCCGCGCTCGGCTCGGCCCTGATCGCGCTTGTCTCACTCCTGTTTCTCGGCGCGCGAGCCGTCACGTATATCGGCACGATTTTTTTCATCGTGTGCTTCGTTGCGGGGATTTTAGGCGGCCTGATCGACAGTATACTCTCCGCTACGGTCGAGGATCGGGAGCCGATCCGCTTGAACAAGCACCACGTAAACATTTTGGCCACGCTCTCTGGCGGGCTGATCGCGATGCTGCTGGGTGCTTCATTCGGCCTGTAACGTAACGGTAAGCACTCTGTCCGGGAAATTCAGATCCCGGTCGCAGACGCGTGAGGCTGCTGAGCGCGATTCCGCCAGTATCACCGGCGCTTCGTTGCGGCTATCGTAGTCGCGGAATTCGAAGCGCTTGCGCAAGGAGATTCGGGAAGCTCTTCGAGCAAATACATACTTTAGATGGAGCCATTCATTCATATTATATAATACCGTGCGTGGCCGGGCAAACGAAAGGCTTAATATGTGCAATACTGCCCACGATACCTTCACAAGCATCACGGATCGCGACTGTGCGTCGCTGATCAGTAGTGAGGTAGGCGAGGCAGTGGCACGCTTATTTGTAGACCACGTAGTGTTGCTTCGTGGCCAGGGACGCGAGTTCCGTGCCGAGCACGAAGATGGCATGCTTATGCTCGTCCTTGCTGCGGTGTACCTGGAAGGGCGAGATATTGAGCTCACGGTACTTTGAAAAATCACAATCCAAGCCACGCTGCTCACAGGACTTCTTCACCTGAGCCAATAGCATATGGAGATGTAACAGCTCTTCTTTCTTCATACAGCGTTGTTTGCCATATTGTATTAGATAAATGTAGCAGTTCCTATGGTAAGAACTGAGAACCGAAACAATGACGGCGACCTCCTTGGCTTAGAGGTAGATTAGCTGATTCATTTCAGCGGGTCGAGGGTCCAGAACCCACAAGCTGCTCGTGAGATATTCTACAGCATCTTCTTCTTTACTGCAGCCCGGGCTGTTAATGCACCGGTCTTCGTTCTCGCGCTGGGTGAATCATCGTGACACCTTCACGGGCAGCATGGATCGCGACCGTGCGTTACTGATCGTGAAGAAAGGCGAGACAGTGGCACGGAACCGGGCAATTGTGCTTCGCCGTCATGGACACGAGTGCCGTGAGGAGCACGAAAACAGCCTGCTTGTGCTCGTCCTTGCTGCGGTGAACCTGGAAAGGCGAGATATTAAGCTCCCGATACGTGGAAAATTCGCAATCCAAGCCATGCTGTTCACAAAATTTCTTCACCTGAGCCATTAGCACATGAAGCTGTATCACTTCCTCTTTCTTCATATGAAGAACTTGTACGTCGTAGTATATAATTGTTCATAAAAGCACATGAAATGACTCTGCTGGTGCTTAAAGGTGGGAGATACTCACCTTCGAGCCACGAT contains:
- the lonB gene encoding ATP-dependent protease LonB, with protein sequence MSTLKKEPAEESGMDGDLLAGVEFKTTEDIEVPKLLIDQVIGQEHGVEVIKKAAQQRRHVMLIGTPGTGKSMLASSMAELLPKEELQDILTYPNADDKNNPKIRVVPRGKGKEIVDAQRHEVRKRIQIRNAFFMFTFFLIMAMGLVYSLQTGKFEYIFWSIIAAAVVMLVFRWMMPKEEAMMPKLLVSNEGRENAPFIDATGAHSGALLGDVRHDPYQSGGLETPAHDRVEAGSIHKAHKGVLFIDEINTLRIEAQQNLLTAMQEKEYPITGQSERSAGAMVKTDPVPCDFVMVAAGNLDAMAGMHPALRSRVKGYGYEIYMKDSMDDTPANRHKIIRFVAQEVRKDMKIPHFDRSGVEEIVHEARRRSGRKGHLTLILRDLGGLVRVAGDIARAEGATSTTGEHVIQAKAMARSVEQQVADEYLEHKKDYKLFKTEGFEIGRVNGLAVVGDSGVMLPIIAEVTHAQSREEGRVIATGRLQEIAQEAVQNVSAVIKKFTGKDISSKDIHIQFVGTHEGVEGDSASISVATAVISSLENIPVDQSVAMTGSLSVRGDVLPVGGITPKIEAAAQAGVKEVLIPQSNLNDVLIEERYKNKIKIIPVVTIENVLEHALVGKMKKKFIEKIKSFNVIEKIIPEGVVDKQIAQ
- a CDS encoding DUF92 domain-containing protein; amino-acid sequence: MAVSTQLVLSLITVSVAFLLVFFVYQKRKISTSALVGTLGMGVLILLLLGLDYGYIGLLTLLAFFILGNLVTCYKYDKKFALGIAEAHQGMRDIHNVVGNGLSPLIFAVLFAISSAHLEMLFLLGFSGAVATATADTFSTEVGQGHGTPRLITTLKHVPAGTNGGVSLTGFGAAALGSALIALVSLLFLGARAVTYIGTIFFIVCFVAGILGGLIDSILSATVEDREPIRLNKHHVNILATLSGGLIAMLLGASFGL
- a CDS encoding metal-binding protein, translated to MKKEELLHLHMLLAQVKKSCEQRGLDCDFSKYRELNISPFQVHRSKDEHKHAIFVLGTELASLATKQHYVVYK
- a CDS encoding metal-binding protein; its protein translation is MKKEEVIQLHVLMAQVKKFCEQHGLDCEFSTYRELNISPFQVHRSKDEHKQAVFVLLTALVSMTAKHNCPVPCHCLAFLHDQ